GCCGGGACGGGCCATGACGCTGTGTTGAATCGCGAACAATCCCAACAGAAGCACGTTGACCAAGATGGCCTGACCGACGGACCCGAGGCCCCCGTCGTCGATCCCCTTGGGAACGATCACATTGCCGGTAAAGCCAATGGCGTAAAGGAAGGCCAGCAGGAAGAGCAGATACGCCACGACACCATAGAGAAACGCAAGTCCCTTAGCCATTGTGAGGCTCCTTGCAAGGTGTTGCTGAGGTTTATCTATACTCTCCGTCTTGGGTCCGACGCATCCTACCGGATTCGAAGGGTGCGGCGCAAGCGGAACCTTGTCACACGCCTGTCATCGCGATTTAGGAATCTGCGGTTTCTTGTTCGGTATACAGGATCAGCCCGAAGTGTACTCGTGGCCCAGAGGACCTTTATCGTCCCGTCCTTGCACGGGCGAACGGCGAGCGTGCACCTTGGCCTGGGCAAGGCCTCGCGAGGGGAGGTCAAGCCGTGTGCTTTCCACGAGTGGGCTCGATGAAGATCACCGCGTGAGCGAGCGACCGGAGGCCAACCCGAGCGCATCCCCGCCAGCGAAGCTTTTTCATCTCGTGGCCGGGCCGGTCGTCTTCGCCGTGCTGCTGCTCACGCCTCTGGGTGGACTGGCGTTCGAGACTCGCGGCGCCATGGGGCTGCTGATCTGGATGGCCTGGTGGTGGATCACCCGGCCCGTGCACCTGGCGGTCACGGGACTGCTCCCACTCCCGGTCGCCGCGGTCTTCGGACTCGCGCCCATGGATGAGGTCGCGACCTCATACGCTCAGGACACGATCCTTCTCCTGTTGGGCGCGAACATTTTGACGAGCGTCTGGACCCGATGGGGGCTCGATCGGAGAATCGGCCTCGCCGCGCTACTGGGAGTGGGGACCGACACGTCGAGACAGATCCTCGTCTGGTTTCTGGTCAGCGCGGCCCTCTCGAGCGTTCTGCCGAACACGATCGTCGCCGCCGCCATGATTCCGATCGTCGTCGCGATGTTGCGCTCCATCGGCATCGAGGACCTCTGGAACAGCCGCGTCGGCACGGCACTCGTAATCGCCGTGGCCTGGGGGACGAGCGCGGGCGGCGCCGCGACGCCGCTCGGTGGCGCCCCGAATCTCCTGGCCGTCGGCTTCATCGAGGAGTTGATCACGGGTCAGGAGTTCCTGTTCCTGACCTGGGCCCTGCGGCTCGCTCCGATCACCGCAGTGATCGTGCTCGTGATGTTCCTTTTCCTGCGGTTCGCGATGCCGCTGGACGTCGCCACGCTGCCCGGCTCCAAGGACTATATCCGGGAGGAGCTCAGGGCGCTGGGCCCCATGAAGACGGAGGAAAAGTGGGGGCTCGTACTGTTTACGGTGGCGGTGGCGCTCGCGTTCGGGCGACCTCTGTACGCGGAATTCATTCCCGGCCTCACGCCCGCGTTCGCGTTTGTTGCGATGGCTGTGGCGAGCTTCACGATTCGTACGCGCGAAGGGCCGCTCATCACGTGGCCGTTCGCTCAAGAACACATGTACTGGGGCCTGTTCTATCTCTTCGCCGGAGGCATCGCGTTGGGGCGGATCCTGAGCGGCTCGGGTGCCGCGGAGGCCTTCGCGAACGCGCTGGTGCCGTACGCCGGTTCGGGCGGCTTCACGGCCGTGCTCGTGTTCTCTCTTCTGACCATGGTGCTCACACAAGTCACCAGCAACACCGCAGCCATCGCGATCGTTGTCCCGATCACCATCAGCACCTTCCAGTCGCTCGATCTGAATCCGATCCCGTTCGTCTATATCGTGACGGTGGTCGGAAACTGTGGCTTCGTCCTCCCCTCGTCCGCCGGTGGACCCGCCGTGGCGGCGGGATACGGGGTGAACCTGAAGACGATGGCCGTCAAAGGTCTCTTCGCTTCACTTCTGGTGCTCGTGACTCTGGTGACGTTGGGGTACGCGCTGGCCAGGTGGTGGCCCGCGTTCGGAGTGGCGTAGTCCGGGTCTCGCCTCGGCTTGTCGCTCCTTCCTTGGGTAGTATATTGGTAGCATGAAAGTGAAGACATCTATCACACTATCCGAAGATCTCCTGGACGAGGTGGATCGAGCCGCCGGGTTCGAGTCACGATCTACCTTCATCGAGGGCGTGCTCAGGGGTTTCTTGCGGCGGCGGGCGCTCAATCAGGAACAGGACCGGGACCGGGAAATTCTCGATCGTGTTGCGGAGGCGTTGAACGAAGAGGCGTTTGACGTGCTCCAGTACCAAACCACGTGGCTCGGGGGGGTGGACGAGGTCCCTGAGGGATCGGAAGGATGAGGAGGGGCGAGTTCTACCGAGTTCGCAGGCCCCACGGAGACAAGCGCGATTCCCGAGTCTACGTGGTCGTCAGCCGTCAGGTGCTGATCGACTCCCGTTTTGCTACCGTAGTCTGTGCGCCCATCTACTCACGAGGGGACGGCCTCTCCACCCAGGTTCCGGTCGGGCCCGATCAAGGCCTGAAGCACGATTCTTGGATCATGTGCGACAACCTCGTGAGCGTTCAGAAGGCGCGGCTGACAGACTACGTCGGTTCCCTGACCGGGGCGCTCGCCTCACAGCTGAATCGCGCCTTGAGGAGTGCTTTCGACCTACTTTGAGTACCTGTTCGGTTAACATCCGGGATTCGATCAGTCCATGAGTGTCCCCCCGCATGCGACTCCTCTACGAGGGCCACCTCATCTTTTCCTTGCGTGACGGGCACGAAGCCACCTATTCTTGCCCGGAGAATCCCTGATCGGCGGTTTCGCGAAAGGGGGATCACGGCGAGGTGGTAATGCGCGCACTCCAAACGTCCATCGGACTGATTCCGGCTTTCTTCCTGGCCGTCACGGTCATGACGACCACCGACGCTGAAGCCCAGAATCCCGCCACGTTCACCAGCGATATCCGACCGATCATGGAGCGGAGTTGCTGGAGCTGTCATGGTGAGGAATTCCAGCGGTCCGGTCTCGACCTACGTACTCGTGACGACGCGATTTCGGGAGGCAGAAGCGGCCCGGCCATCGTGCCTGGCCGTGCCGACCAGAGTCTGCTCTACCGCATGATCGCAGGGCTCGAGGAGCCTCTGATGCCGAGGGATGGTCCGTCCTTGAGTGCCGCAGAGATCGTCGCAGTGCGCGCGTGGATCGATGGCGGTGCGCACTGGGACGATGGGCCCACGCTGGCCGTGGCCGCGGGCGCGCTTGATGAACTTCCCCCTGGGGCTCGCGAGGCCTGGGCCTTCCAGCTCCCGGTGCAGGGTCCCGTTCCCACGGCATCGCCGTTCGAGCATCCCATCGATCGTTTCCTCGAGCAGACGCGCCAGGCGCAGGGCCTCACCGCTGCACCGCGCGCCGATCGCCGCACGTTGCTCAGGCGCGCGTACCTCGATCTGATCGGGTTGCCGCCCACGCCCGAGGAAACGGCGGAGTTCCTGGCCGACGCGCGGCCCGACGCGTGGGAGCGTGTGATCGAACAGCTCCTGGCTTCCCCCCACTACGGCGAGCGTTGGGGTCGCCACTGGCTGGACGTAGCGAGGTACGCGGACTCGGACGGCTTCGAGCAGGACTACGACCGACCCAACGCGTGGCGATATCGCGACTACGTCATTTCTGCGTTCAATCGGGACAAGCCCTTCGACCGGTTCATCGAGGAACAGATCGCCGGCGATGAGCTCGACTGGGCGACCGACGAGACCCGGATCGCCACCGGGTTCCTCCGCGCCGGTCCCCGCGTGCACTTTCGTGAAAAGGACAACCCGGAGCGGCGGTACGAGTACCTCGACGACATCGTCGCCACGCTCGGCCGTGGAGTGCTCGGCCTGACGGTTCAGTGCGCGCGCTGCCACGACCACAAGTTCGATCCGATTCTCCAGACCGACTACTACCGCCTGGCGACTTCGCTCTTCGGGTACGTCGAGACGGAGTATCCGCTGCTCCCGCGCGCGGAAGGTCAGGCGTACCTGGCGAAGATCGCGGACGTCGCTGAGCGGCAACGCATTCTGAGAGCTCAGATTGCCGAGATCGAGGCTCCGTACCGCGACCGATTGAAGATCGAGCGCCTGGAGCGCGAATTCCCGGCGGACGTGCTCCGCGCTGTGCTGAAGCCCGAGAGCGAGCGTACACCGGGCGAGCGGCTCCTCGCCGATCAGGTACTCTCACTGGGTGTGTCCAGAGGGAGTGTGAGCGCGGCGCTGACGCCGGAAGACGCCGCCCGACGGCGGGTGTTGAGCGATCGCGTCACCGCAGTGGGCCGGGAGCGGCCGGAACGACCGCCCATGGCCGACATCGTAACCGACGGAGACTACCGATTCACCCCGGACGGGCCCGGCGACGAGATCATCGGCTGTCCCGCGTGCCGAGTGCCACCGGACGAGCCCGGCAGCTACCTGCACGAGGGGCCGGGACGGTACGAGGTTCCGACGAGTCACCTTCTCATCCGCGGCGACCCTTTCAACCTGGGACCGGTGATGTCGCCTGGTTTCGTCAAGGTCGCGACCTACGGCGATCCGCCGACGGAAATTTCCCGGCCCGACGGGCGCACGTCCGGCCGGCGCCTGGCGCTCGCACAGTGGCTGACCTCCGAGGGGAACCCGCTGACGGCACGCGTGTTCGTGAACCGGATCTGGTACCATCACTTCGGACGTGGCATCGTCGCTACGCTCGACAATTTCGGCGCGGTCGGCGATCCCCCGACCCACCCTGAGCTCCTCGACTGGCTGGCGGTGGAGTTCGCGAGTAACGGCTGGAGCGTCAAGCGGATGCACCGTCTGATGATGACGTCCGAGGCCTATCAGATGGCGTCGGCGTACGAGGATGCCAGCAACATCGCCAACGATCCGGAGAACTTCAGCCTCTGGCGCTTCCGCATTCGGCGGCTCGAGGCCGAGATCATCAGAGACGCCATCATGGCTTCGAGCGGAGGCATCGACCTCACCGTCGGCGGGCCACCGGTGTTCCCATACATACCTGAGGAGATTCTGGCGGGTCAGGCGCATGGTCGCTGGGACAACCAGCCGGACGGCCCGGCAGTGTGGCGCCGCAGCGTCTACGTCTATCGGCGCCGTTCGCTGGTCTTCCCGTTCTTCGAGACGTTCGACCTCCCCGACCAGGGCGTGACGACGGCTTCCCGCAACGTGTCCACGGTGGCGACGCAGGCGCTGACGCTTCTCAACAATCCGTTCGTGCTCGGGCAGGCCAGCCTGTTCGCGGAGCGAGTGGAGCGGGAAGCGCCGAACGACGTGGCGGGGCAGGTCGACCTAGCGTACCGAATCGCGTTGAC
This window of the Gemmatimonadota bacterium genome carries:
- a CDS encoding type II toxin-antitoxin system PemK/MazF family toxin: MRRGEFYRVRRPHGDKRDSRVYVVVSRQVLIDSRFATVVCAPIYSRGDGLSTQVPVGPDQGLKHDSWIMCDNLVSVQKARLTDYVGSLTGALASQLNRALRSAFDLL
- a CDS encoding PSD1 domain-containing protein, which codes for MRALQTSIGLIPAFFLAVTVMTTTDAEAQNPATFTSDIRPIMERSCWSCHGEEFQRSGLDLRTRDDAISGGRSGPAIVPGRADQSLLYRMIAGLEEPLMPRDGPSLSAAEIVAVRAWIDGGAHWDDGPTLAVAAGALDELPPGAREAWAFQLPVQGPVPTASPFEHPIDRFLEQTRQAQGLTAAPRADRRTLLRRAYLDLIGLPPTPEETAEFLADARPDAWERVIEQLLASPHYGERWGRHWLDVARYADSDGFEQDYDRPNAWRYRDYVISAFNRDKPFDRFIEEQIAGDELDWATDETRIATGFLRAGPRVHFREKDNPERRYEYLDDIVATLGRGVLGLTVQCARCHDHKFDPILQTDYYRLATSLFGYVETEYPLLPRAEGQAYLAKIADVAERQRILRAQIAEIEAPYRDRLKIERLEREFPADVLRAVLKPESERTPGERLLADQVLSLGVSRGSVSAALTPEDAARRRVLSDRVTAVGRERPERPPMADIVTDGDYRFTPDGPGDEIIGCPACRVPPDEPGSYLHEGPGRYEVPTSHLLIRGDPFNLGPVMSPGFVKVATYGDPPTEISRPDGRTSGRRLALAQWLTSEGNPLTARVFVNRIWYHHFGRGIVATLDNFGAVGDPPTHPELLDWLAVEFASNGWSVKRMHRLMMTSEAYQMASAYEDASNIANDPENFSLWRFRIRRLEAEIIRDAIMASSGGIDLTVGGPPVFPYIPEEILAGQAHGRWDNQPDGPAVWRRSVYVYRRRSLVFPFFETFDLPDQGVTTASRNVSTVATQALTLLNNPFVLGQASLFAERVEREAPNDVAGQVDLAYRIALTRPPTEAEAEIGGQLVAERSLVDLTHVMFNLSEFLYLR
- a CDS encoding anion permease — encoded protein: MSERPEANPSASPPAKLFHLVAGPVVFAVLLLTPLGGLAFETRGAMGLLIWMAWWWITRPVHLAVTGLLPLPVAAVFGLAPMDEVATSYAQDTILLLLGANILTSVWTRWGLDRRIGLAALLGVGTDTSRQILVWFLVSAALSSVLPNTIVAAAMIPIVVAMLRSIGIEDLWNSRVGTALVIAVAWGTSAGGAATPLGGAPNLLAVGFIEELITGQEFLFLTWALRLAPITAVIVLVMFLFLRFAMPLDVATLPGSKDYIREELRALGPMKTEEKWGLVLFTVAVALAFGRPLYAEFIPGLTPAFAFVAMAVASFTIRTREGPLITWPFAQEHMYWGLFYLFAGGIALGRILSGSGAAEAFANALVPYAGSGGFTAVLVFSLLTMVLTQVTSNTAAIAIVVPITISTFQSLDLNPIPFVYIVTVVGNCGFVLPSSAGGPAVAAGYGVNLKTMAVKGLFASLLVLVTLVTLGYALARWWPAFGVA